From the Manihot esculenta cultivar AM560-2 chromosome 3, M.esculenta_v8, whole genome shotgun sequence genome, one window contains:
- the LOC110611761 gene encoding 60S ribosomal protein L18a-like protein, protein MSEEDRSLNTGVVVDHKHHHHHHQHQPQPQPQPPQYGTFQGVANYPPPLPSHHQPVIGFPQPAPPPGATEPSAPLPPHASPYYAQGYQTVPGYAVAEGRPVRERRLPCCGIGVGWLLFIIGFFLGAIPWYVGLFVLLCARIDPREKPGYIACTIAAVLATVAIILGVTKGVED, encoded by the exons ATGAGCGAAGAAGACAGATCACTCAACACAGGCGTCGTCGTCGACCACAAGCACCACCACCATCATCACCAGCACCAGCCGCAGCCGCAGCCCCAGCCGCCCCAGTATGGTACCTTTCAAGGCGTTGCTAATTATCCTCCTCCGCTTCCTTCCCACCACCAGCCTGTCATCGGTTTCCCTCAGCCTGCTCCTCCCCCCGGAGCTACTGAGCCTTCCGCCCCTCTGCCGCCTCACGCTTCTCCCTATTATGCTCAAGGTTACCAAACCGTCCCAG GTTATGCTGTTGCTGAAGGAAGACCTGTAAGAGAGCGTCGTCTTCCTTGCTGTGGTATTGGTGTTGGCTGGTTATT GTTTATTATTGGTTTCTTTCTTGGTGCTATCCCGTGGTATGTTGGGCTATTTGTTCTACTATGTGCAAGGATAGATCCCCGAGAGAAACCAGGATACATTGCTTGCACAATTGCC GCTGTTCTGGCCACTGTTGCTATTATTCTTGGTGTAaccaagggagttgaagattgA